A genomic segment from Nitrospira lenta encodes:
- a CDS encoding tetratricopeptide repeat protein — MDIEAFRQMVVKNPKGFLGRYGLGNKILQEGGNLEEAVEHLRVAVQLDPVHVASHLALGRALIGVGRPEEAKPVLQAGINASASGRANGGRDLVPEMQMILQGLR; from the coding sequence ATGGACATTGAAGCCTTTCGTCAAATGGTCGTCAAAAATCCCAAGGGGTTCCTCGGACGCTACGGCCTGGGTAATAAAATTCTGCAGGAAGGCGGCAATCTGGAAGAAGCCGTCGAACACTTGCGCGTCGCCGTGCAACTAGACCCCGTGCATGTCGCATCCCATCTGGCTCTCGGGCGCGCTCTGATCGGCGTGGGACGTCCGGAAGAAGCCAAGCCCGTACTGCAAGCCGGGATCAACGCTTCCGCCTCTGGGCGGGCCAACGGCGGGCGCGACCTCGTTCCCGAAATGCAGATGATCCTCCAAGGACTGCGCTAA
- a CDS encoding class I SAM-dependent methyltransferase, which produces MPLLALIVTGCAKLVGVLVRWLTQLHLFLYGILPALLPPDRLRTLMRRYYDLSYEQAGTRIPLTAYSWSLETWEERILTQHLSPPATILVLGAGLGRESLALAQRGYRVLALDVARGGLIVGARRAASLHLPVTFIQADFLTLPVQAASVAYVLLSGVMYSAVPGRAQRQAWLRSLRTCLTPGGTLVLNYVIAREPDTALTRMSRRCTRAILSWPGSNPTYQDGDTCTNDHFMHVFRDEHELRTEITEAGATLIELHWPDGYAVLS; this is translated from the coding sequence ATGCCGCTCCTGGCCCTCATTGTCACGGGATGCGCGAAGCTCGTGGGGGTTCTCGTCCGATGGCTCACACAGCTCCACCTGTTTCTGTATGGCATTCTGCCGGCGCTCCTGCCGCCCGACCGACTCAGAACCCTCATGCGCCGATACTACGACCTCAGCTATGAACAAGCTGGCACCCGCATTCCCCTCACCGCCTATTCCTGGTCATTGGAAACCTGGGAAGAACGTATATTGACGCAGCACCTATCGCCCCCCGCGACCATCCTCGTTCTCGGAGCGGGGCTCGGGCGTGAGTCACTGGCGCTGGCGCAACGAGGCTATCGCGTGCTGGCCCTGGACGTCGCCCGGGGCGGATTGATCGTCGGCGCCCGCCGCGCTGCATCATTGCACCTCCCCGTTACCTTCATACAGGCGGACTTCCTTACCCTCCCGGTTCAGGCCGCGTCCGTCGCCTACGTCCTCCTCTCCGGCGTGATGTACAGCGCCGTCCCGGGGCGTGCACAGCGGCAAGCATGGTTGCGAAGCCTCCGCACCTGCCTCACGCCAGGTGGCACGCTGGTCTTGAACTACGTGATCGCCCGAGAACCCGACACGGCTCTTACCCGCATGAGTCGACGGTGCACCCGCGCCATCCTCTCCTGGCCGGGAAGCAACCCCACCTATCAGGACGGCGATACCTGCACCAACGACCACTTCATGCACGTGTTCCGCGATGAGCACGAACTCCGTACGGAGATCACCGAGGCCGGCGCGACTCTGATTGAACTGCATTGGCCCGATGGCTACGCGGTCCTCTCCTAA
- a CDS encoding PqqD family protein, whose amino-acid sequence MNPTAVYAKHPDYVQRDVAGECILVPVRRSLKDANSIYVLNETGAALWQRFNGTCTVRDICTAFLEDYDVAPDRLNQDVDILLADLLSIQAIQEVAVAHGPTG is encoded by the coding sequence ATGAATCCAACGGCCGTCTATGCGAAACATCCGGATTATGTCCAGCGCGACGTGGCCGGAGAATGTATTCTGGTCCCGGTGCGGCGCTCCCTCAAAGACGCCAACAGTATTTACGTCCTCAATGAAACCGGAGCCGCTCTGTGGCAACGCTTTAATGGCACCTGCACCGTACGGGACATCTGCACCGCATTTCTCGAAGACTACGACGTCGCCCCGGACCGATTGAATCAAGACGTCGACATCCTGCTGGCAGACCTACTCTCGATCCAGGCAATCCAAGAGGTGGCTGTCGCCCATGGTCCCACAGGTTAA
- a CDS encoding radical SAM protein, with translation MVPQVKLSHLPERYPLACQWEITCRCNLRCVMCYTDCRNTPESVRQELSTGDIFRIMDQLLEAGLLELCLTGGEPLARPDFFEIYDYAVSRGLLVTLFTNGTLITASIADRFAALPPHRIEISLHGTTTDTFERVTQGTGSHARCLEAIRLLAARHIPLVIKTTAMTVNRDEVLGIKSWVASLGPIPFRLGEDLRPELDGGAGPFRYALSPQELETLNRQDPDLWSEACRKSSADLPPCNSGLHRFHIDAYGGLQLCSGNRQQSYDLRQGSFHDGFYEALPSFACAWKMPASTSLIQPEVHHV, from the coding sequence ATGGTCCCACAGGTTAAACTCAGCCATCTGCCGGAACGGTATCCCCTCGCCTGCCAATGGGAGATCACCTGCCGCTGCAACCTCCGATGCGTCATGTGTTACACGGACTGCCGGAATACACCGGAATCCGTTCGCCAAGAACTCTCCACCGGTGACATCTTCCGCATCATGGACCAGCTGCTTGAGGCCGGCCTCCTTGAACTCTGCCTGACCGGCGGCGAGCCGCTCGCGCGGCCGGACTTCTTTGAGATCTACGACTATGCCGTCTCGCGTGGGCTCCTCGTGACCCTCTTTACCAACGGCACGCTCATCACGGCGTCCATCGCTGACCGCTTCGCGGCCCTGCCGCCGCATCGCATTGAAATCAGTCTCCATGGCACGACGACCGACACCTTCGAGCGCGTGACGCAAGGAACCGGCTCGCACGCCCGTTGCCTGGAGGCGATTCGTCTACTGGCAGCCCGGCATATTCCGCTTGTCATCAAGACTACCGCGATGACCGTCAACCGTGATGAAGTGCTCGGCATCAAATCGTGGGTGGCTTCGTTGGGACCGATACCCTTTCGGCTGGGTGAAGACCTGAGACCGGAACTCGACGGCGGAGCCGGACCGTTTCGCTATGCCCTCTCGCCACAGGAGCTAGAGACACTGAACCGGCAGGACCCGGACCTCTGGAGCGAAGCCTGCCGGAAATCCAGCGCCGATCTCCCGCCCTGCAACAGCGGCCTACACCGCTTTCACATAGACGCCTACGGCGGCTTGCAGCTCTGCTCGGGCAACCGGCAGCAGTCCTACGACTTACGACAGGGCTCATTCCACGACGGCTTCTACGAAGCGCTACCCTCGTTTGCCTGCGCCTGGAAGATGCCGGCCTCTACGTCGCTCATTCAACCGGAAGTGCATCATGTCTGA
- a CDS encoding radical SAM protein yields the protein MSDRRPLAMLPYGTFSRNVHDQAAAQHQVIKAQLELTYRCNLHCRHCYTDPYNDSAYFPRELTLAEIQRLLGEMREVGIIWLNLTGGDIFMRPDFFEIYQAAVNHGFLLQLYTNGTLFTRAIIERLQTHPPFSIDISCHSVDESQFDWFTQVPGSYRAFLRGIDLLEAGGLPFSLKTKLMNWNAGETDTLRRFTEAKGQPFGYTTSLSPRLNGDCSSLDYRIAPDAIRRLRADQEAVHEPDDCSTHDPLSQPGHERLFRCGCGTDTIHINAWGELSTCTFQYETRLSLRSRTVRAAIDQAFAATRKLTYQTHSACRTCTVHEFCDKQPTQARWEVGHSEMPIPYDCDIAVDRASHSHGTQVHHPLQPGSSR from the coding sequence ATGTCTGACCGCCGCCCGCTGGCCATGCTCCCTTACGGCACCTTCAGCCGGAACGTCCATGACCAGGCCGCCGCTCAGCATCAGGTCATCAAGGCACAGCTCGAACTCACCTATCGCTGCAACCTCCACTGCCGGCATTGCTACACCGATCCGTATAACGACAGCGCCTACTTTCCGCGCGAGCTCACGCTGGCCGAGATTCAGCGGCTCCTCGGCGAAATGCGAGAGGTCGGAATCATCTGGCTGAACCTGACCGGCGGCGATATTTTTATGCGGCCGGACTTCTTTGAGATCTACCAGGCCGCGGTGAACCACGGATTCTTGTTGCAGCTCTACACAAACGGGACGCTTTTCACCCGCGCGATCATCGAACGGCTGCAAACGCACCCGCCCTTCTCCATCGATATTTCCTGCCACTCAGTCGATGAATCGCAGTTCGACTGGTTCACGCAGGTCCCAGGCTCGTATCGAGCCTTCCTCCGCGGGATCGACCTCCTAGAGGCCGGCGGCCTTCCCTTTTCCCTCAAAACCAAATTGATGAACTGGAATGCCGGTGAGACCGACACACTCCGACGATTCACCGAAGCCAAGGGTCAGCCATTCGGCTATACGACCTCGCTCTCGCCCCGCCTGAACGGAGACTGCTCCTCTCTCGACTACCGCATTGCCCCCGATGCCATCCGCCGACTCCGCGCAGATCAGGAGGCTGTTCACGAGCCTGACGATTGCTCCACGCACGATCCCCTGTCGCAACCGGGACACGAACGGCTGTTTCGCTGCGGATGCGGCACCGACACGATCCACATCAACGCCTGGGGCGAACTCAGCACCTGCACGTTTCAATATGAAACACGGCTATCGCTGCGCAGCCGCACAGTCCGTGCCGCGATCGACCAGGCCTTCGCGGCAACCAGGAAGCTCACTTACCAAACACATTCGGCTTGCCGCACCTGCACCGTGCACGAATTCTGCGACAAACAACCGACACAGGCCAGATGGGAGGTCGGGCACTCTGAAATGCCCATTCCATACGATTGCGATATCGCCGTCGATCGAGCCTCCCATTCGCACGGAACCCAAGTCCACCATCCGTTACAACCAGGATCTTCCCGATGA
- a CDS encoding radical SAM protein, with the protein MQHLDAQTFLNSLSARSGQDRRPDSATFELTYGCNLRCVHCYNPTHRALPQELTTAEICTILTQMAELGVLTVSLSGGEPSLRPDIEPILRHARRAGLLIWMLTNATRMTPIFVSLLTEIPIAHVFVSIYGATMSTYESMTGVTGSFAHFLHGLDTLKACPFPVTVRMPVTTLNWTEVDACQDLVESRGFKFQYSLDIHPRTDGGSAPLAYRLAPDLKTELDRRKLGAAPPETAPDTCAADEPFISCACGRSRFAVTPYGEMNLCVAFPTPAYDLRTGTLREGWAILKDTVDRAQPNHHYECPTCDVNRFCRQGRSDAWLETGDMSACLPHFKEWATLEHHTHALLDPRRPR; encoded by the coding sequence ATGCAACACCTTGACGCCCAAACGTTTCTCAACTCCCTCTCCGCCCGCTCCGGACAAGACCGCCGGCCGGACAGCGCCACCTTCGAGCTGACCTATGGCTGCAACCTTCGCTGTGTCCATTGTTACAATCCCACCCATCGCGCCTTGCCCCAGGAACTGACGACGGCCGAGATCTGTACCATCCTCACTCAGATGGCCGAGCTGGGCGTGCTGACCGTCAGCCTCAGCGGAGGAGAACCGTCGCTGCGGCCGGACATCGAACCGATCCTTCGCCACGCGCGCCGGGCCGGTCTGCTGATCTGGATGTTGACGAACGCCACGCGTATGACGCCGATATTTGTGTCGCTCCTCACAGAGATCCCCATCGCCCATGTGTTCGTCTCCATCTACGGCGCGACGATGAGTACCTATGAATCGATGACCGGAGTGACCGGCTCTTTCGCACACTTTCTTCACGGACTCGATACGCTAAAAGCCTGTCCATTCCCGGTGACCGTCAGAATGCCCGTGACCACGCTCAATTGGACGGAAGTCGATGCCTGCCAGGACCTCGTGGAATCCCGCGGATTCAAATTTCAATACAGCCTCGACATCCACCCGCGAACCGATGGCGGCTCCGCGCCACTTGCCTATCGGCTGGCTCCCGATCTCAAAACTGAACTCGATCGTCGGAAGCTGGGGGCCGCGCCGCCGGAGACAGCGCCGGACACCTGCGCCGCCGATGAACCGTTCATCTCCTGCGCGTGCGGCCGCAGCCGCTTTGCCGTGACGCCCTACGGCGAGATGAATCTCTGCGTGGCCTTTCCCACGCCCGCCTATGATTTGCGAACCGGCACTCTGCGCGAAGGATGGGCCATCCTCAAAGACACCGTCGATCGGGCGCAGCCCAATCACCACTATGAGTGTCCAACGTGCGACGTCAATCGATTCTGTCGCCAAGGGCGCAGCGATGCCTGGCTGGAGACCGGCGACATGAGCGCCTGCCTTCCGCATTTTAAAGAGTGGGCTACACTGGAGCACCATACCCATGCCCTCCTCGACCCTCGACGACCTCGCTGA